The Kaistella daneshvariae genomic sequence TTTAATATCTCCACAATATCGTCGCCGTTCCAGGAAATTACGTTTTCGCCGATGAGCGGTTTTAGCTTTTCAATTTCAAGCAGAATTTTTCCGTCCAATTCCTGCTGATTTTTTCCGTGTGCGGTGAGACGCAATTTAATCCGGTTTCCCACGGGCAAATAGGAAAGTGAAATTTCCTTTGGCAAGGCGAGTTCCCAAGTTTCGATTTGTTCGGAAAGCAAACTTTCCGGAATACCAACCACCGAAATTGTATGCGTGACAATGTGGCTTAAACCAAATTTTCCCGCCAAAAAAGGGATAATTTTTTCTTTTATCAAAGGTTTTACTTCAAACGGAACGCCGGGCAGCGAGAGCACAATTTTGCCGTTTTCCTGAATCATTTGACAAGGCGCGGTGCCGTTTTCATTTTGAAAAATAAAAGCTTTGCTTAAAACTTGGGCTTGCGGTTTATTCAGTTCTAAAAGATGCGTGCGGTTTCTTTTTTCAAAAAGCTTGCGCAAATGTTCAAAAGTTCTGGGATCTAAAACCAGTTCATCGTTGAAAAACTCTTTAAAAGCAATTTTGGTTTTGTCGTCTTTTGTGGGACCGAGACCGCCAGTGGTAATGATTAAATCGGCAATTTCAGTGGCGGCTTCAAGTGTTTTTTTGATGGCAGCAATTTCATCGGAAATGGTGAAAATCTGCAAAACGGGAATTCCGATTTTTTTCAGTTCTGCAGCGATAAAATTTGAATTGGTGTCGACGGTGTTTCCGGAAAGAATTTCGTCGCCGATGGTAATGAGAACAGCTTTCATAAAAGAATTTAGAGCTTAAATTTACTGAATATTCCGGCGGTAAAAGCATAAAAAATGGTCATTTTACCGGTAATTTTTCTGAAGTATTATTTCAAAAAAAGAGGAAAACACTTCGGTATTTTCCTTTATTAAATTTATTGTTTGTGTTCCACCCAAATCAGATTTTCAGTCTTAAAACCAATTTCCCGGGCTTTCTTCAAAAAGCGCTGTTTGTAATCTTCGGGAATGGTTTTTTCGCGCAACAAAATCCATAAATAATCCAGATTATTGCCGGCGACCAAAGCATATTTGTAATCTTCATCAATGTCGATAACGTTGTAACCTGCCCAAATCGGTTTGAAAAAGGAAACTTTCAGGCGCGCGATATTTTCGTTTTCCACGAATCTGGCTTCACCTACACTTTCTTTCCATTCATTTTTCACATAATTAAAACCGCGGTTTACCACTTTAATATGTCCGTTGTCTTTTTTGGAATAGCTCGCCGTGGTATTGTTCATGTTTTTTTCAAAACGGAAATCAAAACGCGCGATTTCATACCATTTGCCCAAATATTTATCGGCATTAAAATTCTGAACTGCTGTAGCACCTTTCGGAATCCCAACGGTACAGGAATTCAGCAAAGCCAAACCAATAAGTCCGGCCGCGAGTGGAAGTGCGATTTTCTTTAAATTTTTCATAAGGTTTTTTAAAATGAAAAAATATGCCGTTTTAGCAGCAAATTTTTGTGAATTTGATAATGCTGCAACAAAAACCACGCCGCCGGAAAATGGGCTGAAATAGAAATTTTCTACCGTTTAATTAAGAAAAGTTTAACCTCAAATCACGATTTCGGTGCCTTGGATGGTTTAATATTTGAATACTGAAAAGCGCGAAATCATCAAAAAAAGATGGTTTAATTTTTAACATTAAAAAACACAAACCGATGTCTCTAGAAAACCTAACGCAAAAAGAAGCGATTGAAACTTTAAAAAAACTCTCGGAAAGTGCCAGAATCTGCATGTTCTGTACAGATCTTGACACCATCCCGAACGCCTCGCGGCCGATGAGCTTAAAAGAAACCGACGAAGAGGGAAATCTTTGGTTTTTGAGCAGCGACCAAAGCCACAAAAATTTTGAAATTAAAGAAGACAACCGCGTTCAGCTTTATTTCATGAATAACAGCGACTCGGAATATCTTTCGATTTTAGGTAAAGCCTTTATTTATCAGGATAAAAACACCATCGAAGACAAATGGACGCCAATGGCCAATGCCTGGTTTGATGGGAAAGATGACCCGAATGTGTCGGTAATCCGCGTGACGCCGGAGGAAACCTATTATTGGGAACCGAAAGTGGGCAAATTTGTTTCCATGCTGAATTTTGCAACAGCAGCCATCACCGGTCAGAAAACCGATAACGAAGACGGCAGAGAAGGAAACTTACATGTATAACTATAAAAAATAAAAAAAATGTTACCAGATTTAGGAATTGCTAAAAAAAATTTAACCGAAGTTCACAAAATTCTAAATAAAGTGCTTGCCAATGGCAACATGATTTACATTAAACTAAGAAAATTTCACTGGAATCTTTCCGGAGACAATTTTATGGAACTGCACTTGCTCTTTGAAGATCAGTATGATGCCGTAGCAGAAGCGGTAGATGAAGTGGCGGAAAGAATCAGCACATTGGGCGGCGTGGCGATTGGTACCACATCAGAATTTGCCGATTTATCTGATTTAAATGAAACACCGGGAAAAGTGCCGGACACGCAGGGAATGCTGAAAGAATTGGTGGCCGATCATGAAACCATCGTTAAAGGTTTAAGAGAAAATATTGATAAATGCGAGGAAGATTACAAAGATGCGGGAACCGCAGATTTTTTAACAGCCCTGATGCAGGCGCACGAAAAAATGGCCTGGAAGCTCCGAAAATATTTTAAAGAATCTTAAAAATAAAAATTCCCTGTCACGAAAAATGAGAGGGAATTTTTTTGCCGTTAAACGAGGCAATTTTTGCTATTTAAAGATTTCCTGCAGAAATGTTTTCATTTCGTTCCAGGATTTTTCATCCGCTTCTTTGTTGTAAGCTACTTTCATGTCATATTTTTTTCCGATTTCGGTGGATGCGGGATTTGTAAATGAATGTACAGCGCCTGGATAGCTGATGAATTTATAATTGATTTTCGCAGAATCCATTTGCTTTTTAAAAGCTGCAATTTCTTCCTGCGGAACAAAAGTGTCGGCTTCGCCGTTTAAAACCAAAATTTTCACGTCATTGTTTTTCGGTTTAATTCCGGTCATGAGATTTCCGTGAAAAGAAACAACACCTTTCAGCTCATCTTCCTGGCGAGCCATGTTCAGCGCTTGGGCACCACCAAAACAGTAACCAATTGCGGAAATTTTATCATAATTTGCGTTCGGAAATTTTAGAAGTTGTGCTTTTGCTTTATCAAAGATCAATTTCGCGTTGATGGGAATTTTATAAAAAGGTTCTGCGAGTTTCGAAGCTTGCTCCGGATTGTCCACTGTTTTTCCGCCACCATAATAATCCACCACCATGGCGAAATAGCCGAGTTCCGCCAATTGTTTGGCGCGGTTTTTCACGTAATCGGTTACGCCCCACCATTCCGGCAAAACCATTACGACGGGTTTCACCTCGTCGCCTTTATAAGCAACGAAAGATTTAAAGGTTTTTCCATCGATATCATAGCTTACTTCTTCAGTCGTCATTTCACCGGAAGTTGTTTTCACCGATTGCAAATTGCTGATGTCATCAGCTTTCTTTTCTTGCTGACAGGAAAAAGCCACCAAAAGCGAAAATGAAAACAAGGCTATTTTGAATTTATTCATGGTTTATTTTATTTCGAAAGTTAAAAAATCTTTGACGCTAAATTTAAAAAAAAAGCACCTAAAAGGCGCTTATTTTTTGGTTTTGAAAATTTTAGTGAATGTGTCTTTCTGCTTTGTAAGAACTCCGAACCAACGGTGAACTTTCCACGTGACGGAAACCTAAGCTCCGTGCGAAATCTCCATATTGCTGGAATTCTTCCGGCGTCACAAATTTTTTCACGGGCAGATGTTTTTTCGTCGGCTGCAAATATTGCCCTATGGTGATCACATCAACATTCGCATTTCTGATGTCTTCGATGGTTTGAAAAACCTCCGCATTTTCTTCACCTAAACCGAGCATCAAGCCGGTCTTTGTGCGGTTTTGTCCGGCAGATTTTAGGTAAGAAAGCACTTCCAGACTTCTCTCATATTTCGCCTGAATGCGCACTTCGCGCGTCAATCTTTTCACGGTTTCCATATTATGGGAAATTACTTCGGGACGCACTTCCAGCAAACGGTCAATGTGTTTTGTAATTCCCTGAAAATCCGGAATTAAAGTTTCCATCGTAGTTCCAGGTGAAATTCTACGCACAGCGTTCACCGTTTCTGCCCAAAGAATCGAGCCCATATCTTTCAGGTCATCACGGTCAACCGAGGTTAATACCGCGTGCTTGATTTTCATTAATTTAATGGAACGCGCCACTTTTTCAGGCTCTTCCCAGTTTACGTCCAATGGTTTACCCGTTTTTACGCCACAAAACCCACAGCTTCTGGTGCAGATATTTCCCAAAATCATGAAGGTTGCAGTGCCTTCGCCCCAACATTCGCCCATATTTGGGCAGCTTCCGCTTTGGCAAATGGTGTTGAGTTTATATTTGTCTACCAAAGTGCGGAGTTCGCGGTAATTTTTCCCGGTCGGAAGTTTTACGCGGATCCATTTTGGTTTTTGAGTGGTGGTATCAGTAAGATTTTCAATCATTATTAAAATGTAAAAAGCAAATTTACGAATTAAGAAATTGCCGCCTTCTATTCTTCGAAGGAATTATTTTTCAGCAAAGCGGCGAGCAGTTTTTTGGCGCGCATAATCCTGATTTTGGTGTTCGCAACCGTGATGTTCAGTTCTTCAGAAATTTCTTTAATGCTTTTTTCCTCGAAGAAGCGCAGCTGTATAATATCCTGATAATTAGCATCTAAGCTTTCAATTGAACTTAAAATCTGTTTTTGATCTTCTTCGGAAATCAGAAGTTCTTCCGGCGACAAGGCGAGCTGATTTTTAAAGCCTTCAAAACTATCGGTCGTATCTTCGTTTTCCCGGGATTTTTTGCGCCAATAGTCGATGATGGTATTTTGTGCGATGGTTAAAATCCAGGTTTTGAACTGGAAATTCGGGTCGTACAAATCAAGTTTTGAAAGCACTTTAGAAAAAACCGAAACCGTAATTTCGTCGGCAACATGTTCATCCTGTACTTTTTTCATCACAAAGCTGAAAACATCTACCCAAAATAAATTGATGAGTTGTGTTTGCGCTTTTTGGTTTTTGTTGGCAGCAAGCGAAATGAGGCTAAAAAGATCTTTGTTTTTCATGCAAAAAGCAAAGATAGCAATTTGTAAAAGGTGCAGAGGCGAATTAATTCGGAATTGGCTTGAAAATTTTATTATAAAATCTTACCTTGCAGGAATATAGCAACACTTTATGAAAACTAAAAAGAAATATAAAAAGCAGGTTTTAAAATCGCTGAAAAAGCTGGCCAAAACGGAATATGATCTTCTGGAAACGATGACGAATCTGATGTTGCTGAAAGAATTTAAAGACAATAAAATCGAGTTTAAAGAAGGCGACACTTTCTCTTTTGAAGACAATATTTTCGATTACAGTGAAGATGAAAACATTAGAAACCTGGCAAAACTTCGGAAAAAAATTATGCTCAGTATGCAGGATTTAGTGGAAAACAGCAATTTTAAAGACAAGGAAATTGAGTTTCTGGCTTAAAAACAGTAATTAAAAAGCGGCTTCAAATAAATTTGAAGCCGCTTTTTTTTAAAAAAACACCCGTTTAGCAGCTAAAAAATTTCGGGCATTCTGTAGAAATAAGTAATGCCGTAATAGGCGGCCCAACCCGCAAAAAGGATAATGATGATCCATATCCAAACCGGAATGGTCTGCGGAGTTTCACTTCCTTCAATCATAAAACTTTTTTGATTTCCTTTGTCGTACGCGTTGATCATCAATGGTAGAACGCCGTCTACAATATCTTTGTCTTTCAAACCTTCCACGCTTACGGACGGTCCGTTTTTCACCGTGAAATGAATTTTCCGGATGCCTTCACGACCCTGGGTTGATTTGCTGATAATTTTAAGAACGTGATCACCATCAGTGAGTTTGGTGGTATCAAAATCGAAAACAATGGGCGTTTCAAGCTCTGCCAAAGGCGTAACTTCGTCATCAAGGAAGAGAAAAACAGAACTTTTATCTTTGGTCATAGCTGCTTTTTTTGATGTTAGTTAAAAATCGAATTTTTGATGTGATCCGCCTCTTTTTCGCCCGGTTTTACCAAATATTTTACCGAAAAAATTAAGGTATATACCGCGATCACTGCAATCACCGCGACGATAATCCAGTCGAACTGACCGCGCGGTCCTACACCGTGTGTAAAGTCTCGTGTTATCTCAGGTTGCTGCAGTTTGCATGCATCACAGGCCCAAGCAAAATTAATGGCAAATAAAAAGAAAAGGACCGCAATATTTCTAATGTTTTTCATGATAGATTGATTAAATTATTTCATCTGACTCATTACGGCTTTCACCTGATCAAGCGTTACCGGTTTTGCATTATTTCCCCAGGAGCTTCGTTCATGATTCATAATTGCTGTTACCATTTCCGGTGTAAAGTTGGCATTTTTTCCCACTGCCGGCATTGGGCCGTAACCTGGTCTTCCCGTGTAGCCGGTCATAATGATGTTCACATATACCTCAATGTCATCGCCGGTAACAATCGGGCTGCCTTTTAACGGTGGAAAAGCGTTTGGTAAACCTTCGCCGTTGGCCTGGTGACAACTGGCACAGTTTGCGGTAAAAAGTTCGCTACCGTCCGGTAAATCAGCTGCACCGCCACCATCGCCGGCGGCAGATTTTTTTGATTCTTTTTTATACAGAAAGTCTGGAGGTTTTACGCCTTCCGGTAACTTGGTCTGCTTCAAACTCTGTAAATACGCCACCAGCTGTAAAGCTTTTGGAGTCGCAACAATCTTGGTAAACTTATTTTTTAAAAATTCTGCAGGCACTTTCACTTCTACATCGCCTTTTTGTAAATAATCTTTTTCTTCAAAAAGAAAAGCATAGGAAGGCATGATGGATTCTTTTACCACTGCGCGCGGCTGATATAAATGTAGCAAATGCCAGTCTAAACTGGGCTGTCTTTCACCTATGGCTGTTAAATCCGGGCCGGTACGCTCCGATCCCAATAAATTAGGGGTGTTTCGCCAAACATCCATGCGGTGATTTTGCGCATAATCCGCGGGAATACTTGGTCTGCCACCAAAAACTTTATCCATTTCCACCTCGCGCACCTGCTGGGTATGACAGGCGATACAGCCGTTTTCCACGTACACTGCTTTTCCGGCTTTTTCCATTTTGGTGAGCGGTTTGGCATCCGGCAACGGCTTATAAACGGTTTGGTTGGTAATTGCCGGAAGAATCGCGATTTGTAACGTTAGAAACAAAAAGAAAACCAGCGCGGACCAGAAGAGCATTTTATGATTATTATAAAATTCCATTTTTCTCTTTATTTGATGGGAATATTTTCGGTGTTTTTAAGTTGTCTCTTGGCTTCCAAGATTTCCGCCGGCGTGGTGGGTATTGAAATTTCCTGCCGCTTGCTGATCATTTTGTAAAAATTATACGCAAAGACGAAGTGGGAAATCCACATCATCGTTCCACCGATGGCGCGCCAGAGCCAAAACGGCGCCATCATTTTCACACTTTCGATAAACGGTTTGCTGTCCATCCACATCAGGCCGCGGGCGGTGGAACCGATCATCAGTGACCAGGTGTAGAAAAGTAAACCAATTAAAGCCAGCCAAAAATGAACACCGACCATCAGTTTTGGTGGTTCTTTACCTGTAATTCTTGGTACCAAAGTGTACGTAAATGCCCACAGCATAAAGGTGATGATGCCATACATCGTCAGATGCGAATGCGCAACGGTAAAATCGGTGAAGTGCCAGACAAGGTTGGTAAAACGGAAAGCTTCCACTGTTCCCTGCATGGAGCCGGTAAAGTAGAAGATAATTCCAATCAGGTAAAAAGGCAGTGTATAGCTTGTTTTCAATTGGTACCAGGCGCCATTGAAGGTCAAAAGGAAATTCGCTGTTCCGGCAACCACCGGAATCACCATACCAACACTCGCAACAATAGCCACAGTTTGCATCCACCACGGAATAGCACTGAAAATAAAGTGGTGACTGCCAATTAAAGTGTAAAATAAAATCTGCGTCCAGAAGGCTAAAATTCCTAAACTGTACGAGTAAATAGGCTTATTGAGCTGCTGTGGCAGGAAATAATACATTAAACCTAAAGTCAGAAACATAAACCACATTCCCACGCCCTGGTGCATATAATATCCCTGAATAATTGTTTCCGCAAGGCCATCTTGCCAAAACGGAAGATATCCCACAAGCAAGATCACAATCACAAACATCGTGGCAGAAATGATATACCAGTTGGAAACGTAAATTTCTTTCGTGGTACGCTTCGAGATGGTCATCAGCCAGTTATAAAGTGAAAGTACAATTCCGATGGCGAAAAGCAGCATAAAAGGCCAGATATATTCGCGATACTCGCCGCCACCATTGTTAATACCGGCCATCAGTGAAACAGTTCCGGTAATCACCGCGGCGCTCATAAAAAATAAGGAGTAATAGCCCAGTTTTAAGCTGTGAATACCGGTATTACTTACGCGCGGAATCACATAATATGCAAACCCCACCATCGCAAATGAAGCCCATCCCCAGAAGACCATATTGGTATGAACCGGACGAAGGCGCCCAAAACTGAGCCAGCTTAAATGATCCGCATCCGGGGCCACAAATTTAATTC encodes the following:
- a CDS encoding CinA family nicotinamide mononucleotide deamidase-related protein, with the translated sequence MKAVLITIGDEILSGNTVDTNSNFIAAELKKIGIPVLQIFTISDEIAAIKKTLEAATEIADLIITTGGLGPTKDDKTKIAFKEFFNDELVLDPRTFEHLRKLFEKRNRTHLLELNKPQAQVLSKAFIFQNENGTAPCQMIQENGKIVLSLPGVPFEVKPLIKEKIIPFLAGKFGLSHIVTHTISVVGIPESLLSEQIETWELALPKEISLSYLPVGNRIKLRLTAHGKNQQELDGKILLEIEKLKPLIGENVISWNGDDIVEILKEIVNEKNLSISTAESFTGGELSKLLTSISGSSTYFSGGIVAYDYQKKIEILGVSARTIQEKTVVSEEVAQEMSAGAQKLFKTQIALSTTGVSGPNSDEFNAEVGTAFYSIRVNDFEKTSRIYLPHFERNDFAKFVSQRVLQDLVEILIKEIY
- a CDS encoding lipocalin family protein, which produces MKNLKKIALPLAAGLIGLALLNSCTVGIPKGATAVQNFNADKYLGKWYEIARFDFRFEKNMNNTTASYSKKDNGHIKVVNRGFNYVKNEWKESVGEARFVENENIARLKVSFFKPIWAGYNVIDIDEDYKYALVAGNNLDYLWILLREKTIPEDYKQRFLKKAREIGFKTENLIWVEHKQ
- a CDS encoding pyridoxamine 5'-phosphate oxidase family protein; protein product: MSLENLTQKEAIETLKKLSESARICMFCTDLDTIPNASRPMSLKETDEEGNLWFLSSDQSHKNFEIKEDNRVQLYFMNNSDSEYLSILGKAFIYQDKNTIEDKWTPMANAWFDGKDDPNVSVIRVTPEETYYWEPKVGKFVSMLNFATAAITGQKTDNEDGREGNLHV
- a CDS encoding Dps family protein, producing the protein MLPDLGIAKKNLTEVHKILNKVLANGNMIYIKLRKFHWNLSGDNFMELHLLFEDQYDAVAEAVDEVAERISTLGGVAIGTTSEFADLSDLNETPGKVPDTQGMLKELVADHETIVKGLRENIDKCEEDYKDAGTADFLTALMQAHEKMAWKLRKYFKES
- a CDS encoding dienelactone hydrolase family protein translates to MNKFKIALFSFSLLVAFSCQQEKKADDISNLQSVKTTSGEMTTEEVSYDIDGKTFKSFVAYKGDEVKPVVMVLPEWWGVTDYVKNRAKQLAELGYFAMVVDYYGGGKTVDNPEQASKLAEPFYKIPINAKLIFDKAKAQLLKFPNANYDKISAIGYCFGGAQALNMARQEDELKGVVSFHGNLMTGIKPKNNDVKILVLNGEADTFVPQEEIAAFKKQMDSAKINYKFISYPGAVHSFTNPASTEIGKKYDMKVAYNKEADEKSWNEMKTFLQEIFK
- the lipA gene encoding lipoyl synthase, producing MIENLTDTTTQKPKWIRVKLPTGKNYRELRTLVDKYKLNTICQSGSCPNMGECWGEGTATFMILGNICTRSCGFCGVKTGKPLDVNWEEPEKVARSIKLMKIKHAVLTSVDRDDLKDMGSILWAETVNAVRRISPGTTMETLIPDFQGITKHIDRLLEVRPEVISHNMETVKRLTREVRIQAKYERSLEVLSYLKSAGQNRTKTGLMLGLGEENAEVFQTIEDIRNANVDVITIGQYLQPTKKHLPVKKFVTPEEFQQYGDFARSLGFRHVESSPLVRSSYKAERHIH
- a CDS encoding RNA polymerase sigma factor; this encodes MKNKDLFSLISLAANKNQKAQTQLINLFWVDVFSFVMKKVQDEHVADEITVSVFSKVLSKLDLYDPNFQFKTWILTIAQNTIIDYWRKKSRENEDTTDSFEGFKNQLALSPEELLISEEDQKQILSSIESLDANYQDIIQLRFFEEKSIKEISEELNITVANTKIRIMRAKKLLAALLKNNSFEE
- a CDS encoding cytochrome C, translating into MTKDKSSVFLFLDDEVTPLAELETPIVFDFDTTKLTDGDHVLKIISKSTQGREGIRKIHFTVKNGPSVSVEGLKDKDIVDGVLPLMINAYDKGNQKSFMIEGSETPQTIPVWIWIIIILFAGWAAYYGITYFYRMPEIF
- a CDS encoding cbb3-type cytochrome c oxidase subunit II — encoded protein: MEFYNNHKMLFWSALVFFLFLTLQIAILPAITNQTVYKPLPDAKPLTKMEKAGKAVYVENGCIACHTQQVREVEMDKVFGGRPSIPADYAQNHRMDVWRNTPNLLGSERTGPDLTAIGERQPSLDWHLLHLYQPRAVVKESIMPSYAFLFEEKDYLQKGDVEVKVPAEFLKNKFTKIVATPKALQLVAYLQSLKQTKLPEGVKPPDFLYKKESKKSAAGDGGGAADLPDGSELFTANCASCHQANGEGLPNAFPPLKGSPIVTGDDIEVYVNIIMTGYTGRPGYGPMPAVGKNANFTPEMVTAIMNHERSSWGNNAKPVTLDQVKAVMSQMK
- a CDS encoding cbb3-type cytochrome c oxidase subunit I, which gives rise to MNNSIFGESGIQITLVLILLPVLVGLLIAIVKTYSTYKELKARRKLGEFQKKIQNLSPEELRIYEERQKAQAYQVPENELSGSNSPSDAKGIINNVNTVDELRVIPAKKSYVPQKYISEPLAKLILYFLGFAIFWLLFATTVGEYLGIKFVAPDADHLSWLSFGRLRPVHTNMVFWGWASFAMVGFAYYVIPRVSNTGIHSLKLGYYSLFFMSAAVITGTVSLMAGINNGGGEYREYIWPFMLLFAIGIVLSLYNWLMTISKRTTKEIYVSNWYIISATMFVIVILLVGYLPFWQDGLAETIIQGYYMHQGVGMWFMFLTLGLMYYFLPQQLNKPIYSYSLGILAFWTQILFYTLIGSHHFIFSAIPWWMQTVAIVASVGMVIPVVAGTANFLLTFNGAWYQLKTSYTLPFYLIGIIFYFTGSMQGTVEAFRFTNLVWHFTDFTVAHSHLTMYGIITFMLWAFTYTLVPRITGKEPPKLMVGVHFWLALIGLLFYTWSLMIGSTARGLMWMDSKPFIESVKMMAPFWLWRAIGGTMMWISHFVFAYNFYKMISKRQEISIPTTPAEILEAKRQLKNTENIPIK